The genomic stretch CTGTCAGCATCCTGGTCAACAATGCGGCCCTCATGGGCCATAATATCAGTATTGCCAAGACTACCGCCGAGGAATGGGATTACGAAGTGAAGCTCTGTCTCAATTCCGCATTTTATTGTATCAAGGAGGCCTGGGCGGATATGTGCGCCAATAAATGGGGCCGAATCGTCAATATGTCCTCTGTTGCCGGTGTCCTGGGAGGTGCCGGGCAGACGAGTTACGGGGCGGCCAAGGCGGGCCTGATCGCCCTGGCCAAGTCGGCAGCGCTCGAGGGCGCCAGGTTTAATATAACCGCCAACTGCGTTCTCATTGGGATATGCGCTACAGATGGGTATGATTTGCTCCCTGAAGCGGTCCGCCAGGCGGTTGAGAAAAAAACTGTCTTTCGCAGGGCCGCCGATCCTCAGGAGATTGCCGAGGCCGTGGCCTACCTGGTATCGGAAGGCGCGGCTTATATGACCGGCAGTATCATGAATATGATGGGCGGCCTTGACCTGTTTGTATTTTAGAAAAGTATTTTCTGGAAAACACCAGGGGGGCCGCTAATAAAACGAGCATAATGGTGTTAAAAACGATATTAAAGGTCACCCCGTATAGGGCCGAGATTGTTGTATCCGTGCAGTACCAGATTCCCGTACCGAAGGCCAAGCCATTCCAGGCCCATTTTTCACCGGTTTTAAATGGGTAATAAGCCCAAAAAGCGATCAATGTTCCCCATCCGGCCATCACGGCCCCCAGGACCCCATAGATCCAGCCTTGAAATCTAAAGGTGTTTTCAGGTAATTTTGAATCGGTCCAAAAATGGGGATCGATCTGATTATTAAAAAGGACATTCATCAGGCTGGACTGGCTGAAAAAGGTTAAAAAAAGACCAAAAACGACCAGATAAATACCGACCACCAGGATCCATTTCTGCCAAAAATGAAAATAATTCATTTTGCATAACCTCCGGCGATAATCCGCTGACTTATCCGGTTTACCTGATCTAAGACCTCATCCAGGTCAAAGGTCAGTATTTTCCGGTCTTCCATAACCATGCGCCCTGCGATCATAACCGAATGTACATCAGACCCCTGGGCGGAGTAGACGATGATCGAAAAGGGATCATAACAGGGGACCAGATGGGGTTTGGAAAGATCCAGCAGGACCAGATCGGCCTGTTTACCGACCTCTAAAGATCCGATCTGGTTTTCGAGACCCAGAACCCCGGCCCCTTCCAGGGTGGCCATCCGGAAGACCGTTCGGTCATTCATGACCGTAGGGTCCAGATAACGGACCTTTTCCAGCTTGGCGGTGGTGTCCATCTCTTTGAACAGATCGAGATCATTGTTGCTGGCACAACCGTCGGTCCCCAGTCCCACCCGTACACCCTTTTCCAGCATCTCGACTACCGGGGCTATACCGGAGGCCAGTTTCATATTGCTCTCCGGACAATGGGCCACTGCGGTCCGGGTCTGGGCCAGGAGTTTGATTTCATCTGAATCCAGATGAATGGCATGAACGGCAATGGTCTGTTCATCCAGTATGTCGAGGTCATGCAGATATCGGATCGAGGTCTTCCCATAACGGGATTGAATTAAGGCTATCTCTTCCCGGGTTTCTGCTGCATGGATAAAGAAGGGCACCTGCTCTTTCCGGCATAGACGCTTAACGCTCTGCAAGGTCTCCGAAGAACAGGTATAGGGAGAGTGGCAGAAGATCCCGGTCCGGATCCGCGGCGAGAAGCCTTTCCAGGTTTCCACAAAGCGGGCGGCCACCTTTCTATTTTGGGCCGGGTCCGGGACACCCGGTATGGGGAAATCCAGGACCCCCTGGCAGATGACGGCCCGCATGCCTGATTGATCGGCGGCCTTGACGGCTTCATCCATGTGAAAGTAGCCGTCGGCAAAAGTGGTGGTACCGGACTGGATCATCTCGGCACAGGCCAGAAGGGTCCCCCAATACACCGAATCGGGATTGATAAAACGGCTCTCGACCGGGAAGATGAATTGTTCCCACCAGGTTTGTAAGGGAAGATCATCGGCCAGACCCCTGAAAAGGGTCATGGCCCCATGGGTATGGGTATTGACCAGGCCGGGCAGGATCAGGAAGCCCCGGGCATCGATGATCCTTTCTGCCGGTGGCAGAGGGTTTGGAGAATTTTCGGGTTGGATAAAGACGATCCGGTCTCCCTGAATACCGATGGAGCCGGTAAAGGTTTCAGGGAAATTTGGCGAAAGGGACAGGATCAGGCCGCCCTGGAAGAGGTAATCCAGGGGGGAGTTCGGAGTTCGGAGTTCGGAGTTCGGAGTCATGATGGCCTATTCAAGATGCAAGATTCAAGTTGCAAGTTGCAAGATACAAAGTAAAAGATTCAAGACTTTCTTTTAAGATCCGGTCTGCAAAGAACTGGCAAAAC from Deltaproteobacteria bacterium encodes the following:
- a CDS encoding SDR family oxidoreductase yields the protein MPKGIGRHTALTLAKMGANVAVTGLHHMEGAAALSEEIKALGRKSMAVQMDASNYAEVQKGFAAIKGALGPVSILVNNAALMGHNISIAKTTAEEWDYEVKLCLNSAFYCIKEAWADMCANKWGRIVNMSSVAGVLGGAGQTSYGAAKAGLIALAKSAALEGARFNITANCVLIGICATDGYDLLPEAVRQAVEKKTVFRRAADPQEIAEAVAYLVSEGAAYMTGSIMNMMGGLDLFVF
- a CDS encoding amidohydrolase, coding for MTPNSELRTPNSPLDYLFQGGLILSLSPNFPETFTGSIGIQGDRIVFIQPENSPNPLPPAERIIDARGFLILPGLVNTHTHGAMTLFRGLADDLPLQTWWEQFIFPVESRFINPDSVYWGTLLACAEMIQSGTTTFADGYFHMDEAVKAADQSGMRAVICQGVLDFPIPGVPDPAQNRKVAARFVETWKGFSPRIRTGIFCHSPYTCSSETLQSVKRLCRKEQVPFFIHAAETREEIALIQSRYGKTSIRYLHDLDILDEQTIAVHAIHLDSDEIKLLAQTRTAVAHCPESNMKLASGIAPVVEMLEKGVRVGLGTDGCASNNDLDLFKEMDTTAKLEKVRYLDPTVMNDRTVFRMATLEGAGVLGLENQIGSLEVGKQADLVLLDLSKPHLVPCYDPFSIIVYSAQGSDVHSVMIAGRMVMEDRKILTFDLDEVLDQVNRISQRIIAGGYAK